The Acidobacteriota bacterium genome contains the following window.
TCGCGGCTAGTAGTCGACCATTGGAAATTGCTTTTTAATTTAATGCCATACGGGGGGTCAAAATAGATACACTGCACCTGTCCGCGGAGTCCTTCGCGTTCAGCGAGAGACGCCATCACCTGCAGACTGTCGCCGAGGATCATCCGGTTCGACCAGTTCTGATCGTGCTTGTAGAAATCGGTCTTCGCCGCATCATCAATGCCGTTGAACGAATCATACAAATCAGCAAAAAGAGCGTTTTGTATCTCTTCCTTTTCCTCAGTCCTCTCCGTCCGTCGCCGAAGATCATCTATCAGTACCTTTGGATGTACTTTCTCCTGAATATAGAGCGGCGGCGCCTGCACCACTAGATCAGACCAGTCCTGCTCATCCTTTCCTCGCCAAACAAGCTGCGGGTCCAGATCGCGATTCCGCCGCTCATACGCAACCTGGATCGGCGTCTTGTCCGTGTCAAGCATGACCGACTCATGTTCCGCCGTAGGAATGTTGCGCCGTTTAGCCTCATCATGCCTGAAGGTCTCGATGGTTTTTCTATTAGGTACCTTTGCCATAATTTCAATTGCAGGTAAAAAGCGAGAGTGCCGATCTAGCTTTTAAGGACGGTCGAGATCATTTCATCAACTTTCTGCGAAGAAAATCCGCTGGCAAGCGTTTCTTCGGTAATAATCAGCGTACCGTTCGGGCCCGCCGCCCCTTCTGCCGGCAATATGCCGTTTTCGCGATACCACTCCTGCTTTTCAGCCCACCGTGCCCTGTATCCTGATCCGAAAGCATTCCGCAATGCTCCCAATAGTAAGAGATGCCCGTATCATCATCCTCAATAGTGAAATCGGGATATTTTGTGACGCCGCCGATCTCCAAAGGCGTTTCATAACCATGGTGAACATTTTGCGTGAAGCAGATTCGCTATGATCACCTCTGACTTCGACCGGACAGCTTCCCGCGAACAGTGATATGTATAAGGTTGCGTTCGAGGAACCTTTGCCTACCTTTATCGGCGTAGGCGCAACAAACAGATTTGTGAGCCTCGCCTTGGTTGACGAATACTCTTCGGCACTCAGCTTTTGCAGATCGGTAGCCGAACCTTGATGGAGCACAATGACCTTTTTACGCTGTCGTGTGAGCGCCGTATAGATCAATTCCCTGGTCAACATCAATGGCGATTTAGGAAGGACAAGGAACACAATTTCAAACTCGCTTCCCTGAGCCTTATGCACGGTCAATGCGTAGGCAAGATCAAGACTGGCACCACGTTCATCACTAAAATCGGAATTATTAAACTTGAATACACGACCAGGCTGGGTCGAGAATTCGATCTCCATTTCGTTTGGAGCCCAATTTCTATTTTTCGTCTTTCGGTGGCCTACGACCGTTCCTATCTCGCCGTTAGCGAGATATCCGTACGTTTCGGCAGGTTCGGGATAGATCTTTTTCTTGTAGACCGAACTATTCCGGTTGTTCATGACCTTGTCGCCGTATACAAGTTGGTCATCGCCCATCGGCTTTGGGATCTTACGCTGATTTGCATAGACTTGCATCCTTGCCTGGTCCAGAGTTCCCGACTTGTAGCGTCGATGAATGAACTTATTCAACGTATCGACGCCCCACGGTTTCTGTCGGACAGGACACAATATCTGCCACGCTTTGGCAGCTTGCCGGCACCTCGGCCGGTCGCCCCATTCAACGTTGAACCACGCCGAACCGCCGTTGTCGAGGACCGCCTGAGACTCGTTGCAAACGCCTGCCATTCTTCAAGGCTTGCGTCAAAATCAAGTTCCCGCGACAGCACCTCTGGAATCAAACGTTCCAGTTCATCCGGGGTCTCCCATTGAACGAAGCGAATGTGGTTTCCCTCGCGCTTTCAGACAAGATCTCGAAAACCTGATCTTCGCCGGGAGCCGTTGATATCACCAAACCATGAGGCGAGCTGCAGGTCATCGCGCCGCCCCTTTCGTACGCCTTGGAACGGTCAATTCAGCATATGATTTGCCGACTCTCGGAAATGCCTGATCGATATTGGTTGGCGTGAGCTGAGCAATAATATCGACAAACGGCCGTCCGGCACCGATCGGTGGCAACTGTCGCGGGGCGCCAACCAGGATCAACCTATGAACGCCTTTCAGTGCCTCGATCAAGGCTGCCATCATTTCTTCGGTTAGCATTGAACATTCGTCTACGATGACGGTTCGGCCTTCCATCGTGCCCTCTTTGCCGGTCAACAGATAACGCCCGGTCGTCCCATCGTATCTGCCTGAACGGTTTAGAAATTGAGCGAGAGTAAATGCCTTGAAATTCTCAACACCATTTTCTCTTGCCATCGCCTCCATCCTGACCCTGCCTTACCGTAGGAGCGAGCAGAACCACTCCTGATCAGTAATATTGGTATGTCTACACAGTATCGATAAGAGAGTGGTCTTTCCCGTTCCCGCCGGTCCGATCAAAACACTTAGCCTCGACTCAGCAACCTCTTTCAAAGCCGCGGCCTTCTCAGTGCACGCTTGCTCCTCGCGAACCCGCTCGTCGTCGTCAATAGGCAGTGCCCCGAGCTTATTCGCAATCAATGCACTCCAATCAGCCTCGATCTGGTGGCGTTCGGCGTCGAAACGTTTTAAGACTGTAGAACGAACGAGGTCTCCAGCAGAAGCATAACGGCCGAGCTGGTAAGCAGGTGACCCATCCGCCATTTCGACAACTTTGCATCTCGTCAGCGAAACTTCCTCGGCAACGGCAAGTAGGTCGCCAGTCACGTTTAGACTTTCTTCCCGCTCGGCGTCCCCCTTGCGAAGATTCGTGATTATTGATTCTCGGGAAAGCAGCGTGTGGCCCAAGTTCGTCGCACGTTCAAGCTCGCGAATGCACAAGGCTCGAAGCCGGCGGCTGTCAACTGCGGTCTTCACATGGGCTGGTTCTGGTATGGGAAATTTCTCTCGCACGAAGCCTGTCGGGGAAAATTCCACGATCAACCCTTATCAATGTCGATCGGCGATGTCGTAAGGCGCCCTCAATACCGTACTCCTTTCGCGTTTCGGGCGTCGTGATGATGTTTGCTTGACCCAGCGACAAATCGATCCGACTCAACAGCTCAAGGAAGCTGCGGCGTTCCGCCGACATTACTTGCCACGATCTGGCTATCGTGCTGTCGATATGCCGGCTAAGTTCTTTGGGCAGGAAAGATTCTGGATCGTTCAGTGTTTGATCCCATTCGTCCCAGACGCTCCCGTTCTCTCCAACCCGGTCAGACAAAACCTGACCAATAAAGTTTCCCATCGCGACCCCAGTCGAGGACAGAATGGAACCGAAGCCGGAAAGGGGCCCCGCTTTTGCCTAAGCGGCCCAACTCATTGTCGATCCACCGTTCTTGTTTGCTCGAATCAAAGTTGAACAACTCACTCGATTTAAGCAATCCCGCCCGGCAGCTCAGCAAAGCACTGATCGCAGCATCGTGGCTTACGTGTTCGGTAGCGTATGAAAATTCGTCAAAACGATCTTCAGGAGCATATGCAACTGCCTCGGCCGGGTCGAAGGCAATTCCATCCTCAGAACTTTCGAGTGCTTCATGGTACGGCATCAAGAACCCGTCAACCATATCCGGGCGGATCGAATGAACAACCATCCGTTCCCATAAAAGGCTTCGAATCTTGCCGTCAGGATTCCCATCGTAATCATATTCGGTAAGAGCTCCAATGCTCTTGACGCGGCCAACCCCTACTATCACCCGTTTACCCACGTCCTCAACCAACGGCACTTGTTTTGCATAGAAGAAAACAAGAGATTCTTCCGGCCGGACATGGTTCCAAAAACAATCAAGAAGGGACCGATGATTGCGGTAATCCTGTAGCCAGTTAGTTGTAAACTTCTCGAATGTTGGTTCAACCCGTTCGTCGACGCCTTCAAGAGGGAAATCCTTGCACGAATCCACGATTGTTATCATCACCAAACACAAACTTTTTGTTCATCCACCTAAAAGGTAAGGCAGCCGCTCCATAAGCCGGGAAGTTTAATGGCGTAGGCTTAAAATGGGAATGCGAGTCATTGCTATTCTTGGTGTACGGGTGATCATGAAATCGGGTGAAAGAAAAAGGAGCCATGAAAGTTCCGCGTTCTTTTACACACGGAGGCAAGTCTGAAGAATTAAAATCCTGTATGCACTCCCCTTTTCTGCTTTCCTCGAGCGTTTCGTTCTTCGAGTCTGCAATATTGATAAGTTTTAGGCACGATGTGTTGAGCGCAGGTTCGCGACATACAGTTCCATCCCATTTGTTGTCATGCCAAGGAACCCGGATCGAAATATGCTTAACTGGAAATTCGCTCATAAATTATTGATCTGCTCTTCAACCATTTTCTTGAATTCTTCTTCGACCTTTGCCTCGAAATCCATCTGCATTTCGTAAACGTCCGTAAACTCCGCAAATGCCCAGCGACCCTGAGTACCGAGATTGTTTACGCCGGGAACCCAATATGTTTCCATAGTGGACTTTTTCTCCTTTGCATCCTCACCGCGATATCCCTTAATTTCGACGATCAAATGCAGCGGGTCATCGATCCCATTTCCGTCGTCGATAAGAAGGATGAAATCAGGAATGTATTTGCGGATATCGGAGCCATACCGATACGGGACTTCAAACCCGAGGCTGCGGTTTTTTACATAAGAAATAACCTTCGGGTGATTTTCCGCGATGCGGCAAAACTCCGCTTCCCAGTCGCTGTCATAGATCACCCAATTGAGTTGGCACTTCGGCGGCGGACCGCTAGTATCCCATCGCGTCGTTTTCGAGGTGGTGAAATTTACGTGCATCGTAGAACCTGCGGGATTGTACGGATCAAGAACAGCTTTTACCGGATTAGTCCCAATATGGGCCCGTGTAATTGCGTCTGTAATGCGGGAACCAGCCATGTCGGCAAGGGTTTTGTACTTTAGCTGCGCCGGGTAAGTTCCGCCCTTGCACACGAGATAGCTATTCAACCATTCGGAGGCGATCCGCTTTAACTGTCCGAATAGATGCATCTGCGGCTCGCCATCTTCATCACGCCATTTGTTCAAGAGCAAATGTGATGTAAGTTCGTAGACGACCTGCGAATGCCGCACGTCTCCCGTATGCGTGAGATTGAGATTTACCGGAGCCCCGATAATTCCTGCGTTCTCCGTTTCAGCCGCACCAACCAGTTCCGGTGTCAGCTCCATTTTCGAATCGTCATTGAAATTAGCCGTGAGTCTCTCTTCAGGCAGCTCGACACGAAATCCCTTGACGCGAGGAAACACTATCTCAAGATGATCTCGCTCGGGCCGCACGGCCTTTACGTGAACCGTCTCACGTGGTGGCTGGGGCGGAGCAACTACGGGTTTTGCAGTGAAGTCGAAAGGAATCCCGAGCACATCAGCATATTCGGTGTTGAATATCCCTTCTTCATTCAGTTCGTATGACTGTCTTCGGAGCGCACGGCCGATCACCTGTTCACAAAGAAGCTGAGTACCGAAAGCGCGGACACCAAGTACGTGCGTGACTGTATTTGCGTCCCATCCTTCCGTAAGCATCGAAACAGAAACGACATCGAATGTCACCGCCGAGCCGCCCGTGCTTGCCGACCGTATTCATTACCTCGCGAAGCAACTGCTGATCCGTTAAATTCTTCGCCGCTTCCTGGTCGCCCGTTCGTTCGACGATCTCACGACGAAACTGGTCGATTTCAACTGAGGCCATCTTTCGGAAATTGTCATCAAGAGCTTCGCCTGATTCCAGCTGTTCGCTATCTATGAGCAAAGTGCGAGGCCGGGCCAATGCATTCCCATAATCGTCATGGTTTCGGAATAATGGCAGACGACCGAATTCAAACTGTGTATCTTCGTTTTCATCGGTTCGTTCGAAGCCGGAGATGTAGTCATAAACGAGCTTCGATGTCGACGTATTGTTGCAGACGACGATAAAGCAAGGCGGAACGGCAATCTTAGCTTCCTGCCACAGATCGAAAGTTTTTTTGTAATGTCCGTAGAGTGCTTCGAGGGCAGTTTGCAGTTGCGGTGGAAGATCTCGTGGGTCGAGGTTTTCAGCTTTGCCGCGTCCCTTTTAGGCATACGGCTTCTGATATGCTCCCAAAGGTTGCGAAACATTGGCATTCTCGTCGCCGGGTATATTATCGGCAACAGGTACGCGAGGGAGTTTAACGATGCCGCATTCGATTGCATCCATCAAAGAGAAATCACTCATCGTCCAAGGAAATAGAGTGCCTTCTGCATAACCTGAGCCACGCAAGAAAAATGGTGTGGCCGAAAGGTCGATCACGCGGCTTACTCCTAGCTTGCGTTTTACTATCTCAATTCCACTGATCCAGAGACGTGCAGCCTCATTATTCTTTTCGGCTTCCTTTTTTTCGTCGCCTTTGAGTTTTTCTACGTCTTCTGTGGGCGGCTTTTCGCGATAGCAATGATGAGCTTCATCATTTATAACTAGAATATTCCGGATCCCCATCAGGCCTGGCATAACACGCTGGATCATTTGACCTTCGGTCTCGGCTGTATCCAGATCAGGGGCCGCGTCCTTTGAGCAATGAACGCCCGCCTTTTGAAAGCTCCACTCGCTCACGAAGTTTGAACGAATGGTAATTCGTGATGACGATCTTTGCCCGTTCGACATCTCGAAGCATTTCGGACGGGATTAGCTCACGGGTTCTTGTAATAGCTATCGGGATCATTGGGTTGAAGTACGCGCAGACGATCTTTGATCGTGAGTCCGGGAGCGACAATGAGAAAACCCCGTGTGAACTGTTTACTGTTCTCATGTCGTGCAGCGTTGACTGCCTGCCAGGCGATAAGCATCGCCATCACGGTGGTCTTTCCCGCACCGGTTGCGAGTTTCAATGCAAGGCGATTTATTTCGGGATTCGCATCGTTGTTGGAGTTGATTAGATGATCGAGGAATTTCTTTCCGCGAGCTCCGAGTTTTGGCGCGACTTCCGTCAGCCAAATCGCCACTTCTATGGCTTCGATCTGACAAAAGAAGGGTCTTATGCTGTTGAACTTATTGTGTCGCCAATATTGAAGTAGTTGGGCAGTAGTCGGCGTCACATTCCAATCCGAAGGACTCGGCAACTGACGCCAAACGT
Protein-coding sequences here:
- a CDS encoding site-specific DNA-methyltransferase, with protein sequence MAKVPNRKTIETFRHDEAKRRNIPTAEHESVMLDTDKTPIQVAYERRNRDLDPQLVWRGKDEQDWSDLVVQAPPLYIQEKVHPKVLIDDLRRRTERTEEKEEIQNALFADLYDSFNGIDDAAKTDFYKHDQNWSNRMILGDSLQVMASLAEREGLRGQVQCIYFDPPYGIKLKSNFQWSTTSR
- a CDS encoding ATP-binding domain-containing protein, encoding MAGVCNESQAVLDNGGSAWFNVEWGDRPRCRQAAKAWQILCPVRQKPWGVDTLNKFIHRRYKSGTLDQARMQVYANQRKIPKPMGDDQLVYGDKVMNNRNSSVYKKKIYPEPAETYGYLANGEIGTVVGHRKTKNRNWAPNEMEIEFSTQPGRVFKFNNSDFSDERGASLDLAYALTVHKAQGSEFEIVFLVLPKSPLMLTRELIYTALTRQRKKVIVLHQGSATDLQKLSAEEYSSTKARLTNLFVAPTPIKVGKGSSNATLYISLFAGSCPVEVRGDHSESASRKMFTMVMKRLWRSAASQNIPISLLRMMIRASLTIGSIAECFRIRIQGTVG
- a CDS encoding AAA family ATPase, whose translation is MARENGVENFKAFTLAQFLNRSGRYDGTTGRYLLTGKEGTMEGRTVIVDECSMLTEEMMAALIEALKGVHRLILVGAPRQLPPIGAGRPFVDIIAQLTPTNIDQAFPRVGKSYAELTVPRRTKGAAR